The window CGCCGCGGGCTTTGATGCGCTCGTACTCGGCCTTGACGTCGTCGGTGTAGAACATGGCAGCGGGCTGGCCCTGCTGAAACATAGCCTGCTGATAGGCTTTGGCTGCCGGCTTGTCGTTGAGCGCGAGCTGCAGCTCGGTCCCGTCCGGTTCTTCGGGTGAGGCTACGGTCAGCCAGCGAAACGGCCCATGGCTGAAATCGGCCTTCTTGGCAAAGCCCAGCACTTCGGTGTAGAATCGCAGAGCCTTCTCCTGGTCGTTCACGTATAGGCTTGTCAGTTTGATTTTCATGAATTTTCCCCTCCCTCCAGTCACGTTCGTGGTGTGTGCCGCGTCATTCCATTGGCGGAACGCGACGGGAGAATGTGATAGATGAGTGAAGGGCGAGTTGTTGGTTGAGCAAGTCGAGGCCGAATCGAGATCGTCATTTGGGGGCGCCGGATACGGACAAA of the bacterium genome contains:
- a CDS encoding VOC family protein produces the protein MKIKLTSLYVNDQEKALRFYTEVLGFAKKADFSHGPFRWLTVASPEEPDGTELQLALNDKPAAKAYQQAMFQQGQPAAMFYTDDVKAEYERIKARGAEFTVPPTEVTGSTIPMLNDTYGNLIQITQLARW